In a genomic window of Streptomyces sp. NBC_01231:
- a CDS encoding nuclear transport factor 2 family protein, with product MTDDVRALAERMYEAFNARDLAVAEAIFSADFVSHPLGTVGVDSVVKAWSGLHAMFFRVRDGRIAELWGLSSLSRLGR from the coding sequence ATGACAGACGACGTACGAGCCCTCGCAGAGCGCATGTATGAGGCATTCAATGCCCGTGACCTCGCCGTGGCAGAGGCGATCTTCTCGGCCGACTTCGTGAGCCATCCGTTGGGAACCGTTGGCGTCGACAGTGTTGTGAAGGCGTGGAGCGGGCTCCACGCCATGTTCTTCCGGGTGCGGGACGGGCGCATCGCCGAGCTGTGGGGCCTGTCTTCACTCAGCCGCCTCGGGCGCTGA
- a CDS encoding zinc-binding dehydrogenase, with product MEQTMMAVRLFEHGGPEVLKYIEAPIPEVGPDDVLMRVHATAVNSWDLRYRAGNLPQPLPGRPPWPLPFQLGRDAAGEVVATGANVTRWRIGDRAVQLPHPPCRNCALCVRGLENLCVDTAYPGHQVFGGYAQYVVRRQDAILPIPDGVDFETAAATMWTYTTPLNCARQAPVGPGDTVVITGASGGMAIACAQLAKLSGATVIGTTTKPDRDEALSKLGYDHILHSTDPRLPAQVRELTHGLGADAVWDCVGGNDFFQLSLSCIRLGGTVIVLGTPTDQGSRLELDALALIGQQVRIASVRGATLRDQQLCLELLADGKINPIIDRAYPLAEAAEAHAYLESHRQTGKVVLLP from the coding sequence GTGGAACAAACCATGATGGCGGTCCGCCTGTTCGAACATGGCGGACCCGAGGTGCTCAAGTACATAGAGGCGCCGATCCCCGAGGTCGGCCCCGACGACGTCTTGATGCGCGTGCACGCCACGGCCGTCAACAGCTGGGATCTGCGGTACCGCGCGGGCAACCTGCCGCAGCCTCTGCCAGGACGGCCGCCGTGGCCTCTGCCGTTCCAGCTCGGCCGGGACGCGGCCGGTGAAGTCGTCGCCACCGGCGCGAACGTCACCAGGTGGCGCATCGGCGACAGGGCGGTACAGCTTCCGCACCCGCCGTGCCGTAACTGCGCCCTGTGCGTACGCGGGCTCGAAAACCTGTGCGTCGACACCGCCTACCCCGGACACCAGGTCTTCGGCGGATACGCCCAGTACGTCGTGCGTCGCCAGGACGCCATCCTGCCCATCCCCGACGGCGTCGACTTCGAGACAGCCGCAGCCACCATGTGGACCTACACCACCCCGCTCAACTGTGCGCGGCAAGCACCTGTCGGTCCCGGCGACACGGTGGTCATCACCGGCGCCAGCGGCGGGATGGCGATCGCCTGCGCGCAACTGGCCAAGCTGAGCGGAGCCACCGTCATCGGCACCACCACCAAGCCGGACCGCGACGAAGCACTCAGCAAACTCGGCTACGACCACATCCTGCACTCCACCGATCCCCGACTGCCCGCGCAGGTACGGGAGCTGACGCACGGTCTGGGCGCCGACGCCGTCTGGGACTGTGTCGGCGGCAACGACTTCTTCCAGCTCTCCCTCTCCTGCATACGGCTCGGCGGCACGGTCATCGTCCTGGGCACACCGACCGACCAGGGATCCCGCCTCGAGCTGGACGCACTCGCGCTCATCGGCCAGCAGGTGAGGATCGCCAGCGTGCGCGGCGCGACCCTGCGCGACCAGCAACTGTGCCTGGAACTGCTGGCAGACGGAAAGATCAACCCGATCATCGACCGGGCCTATCCCCTGGCAGAGGCGGCCGAGGCCCACGCGTACCTGGAAAGCCACCGGCAGACCGGCAAAGTAGTCCTTCTGCCATGA
- a CDS encoding ATP-dependent DNA ligase has protein sequence MVAHINGELVVWERDRPAFERLQQRLARRGTGAAEASRQWSAHYVVFDLVHTSEDVTGWAYERRRAALEAMFADLCLAAPLTLCPSTTDPAVARGWLAWTAAGVEGLCFKLLEEPYVGGARSWRKYKARATTEAAIGAVTDSRAVPRTLLQRGRS, from the coding sequence GTGGTAGCTCACATAAACGGCGAGCTGGTGGTGTGGGAGCGAGACCGGCCGGCGTTCGAGCGGCTTCAGCAGCGGCTCGCCCGGCGCGGAACCGGTGCCGCAGAGGCGTCGCGCCAGTGGTCGGCGCACTACGTGGTCTTCGACCTGGTCCACACGAGCGAGGACGTGACCGGGTGGGCGTACGAGCGGCGGCGCGCGGCGCTGGAGGCAATGTTCGCGGACCTGTGCTTGGCGGCGCCGTTGACGTTGTGCCCGTCGACCACTGACCCGGCGGTGGCGAGGGGGTGGCTGGCGTGGACGGCGGCCGGGGTGGAGGGGCTGTGCTTCAAGCTGCTGGAGGAGCCTTACGTTGGGGGCGCTCGGTCGTGGCGGAAGTACAAGGCGCGGGCGACCACCGAGGCCGCGATCGGTGCGGTCACCGACTCTCGCGCCGTTCCCCGCACGCTGCTGCAGCGCGGGCGCTCCTGA
- a CDS encoding alpha/beta fold hydrolase, translating into MNQRFVQVDPAVRLWSEVRGAPRDSTLLLIMGAGASGLGWPEGLVDALAVRHRVIRYDHRDTGRSSFSFDTHPYRIVDLASDAIAVLDAYEVERAHIVGHSLGGMLTQLLIADHPERLLSATVMGTGALSSTPLSHPDGSRTPVDRLPPIDARVLELWSHPHEDRGLEGELDHRVEHWRLLNGDQIPFDSEEFRASERRIIEHAGRYEAPMTHGRADHSGMDRTEELARTEVPTLVISAPAEPVFPPPHPDHLAQVIAGARLVEIPGMGHALPRAVHAPLAAAVLDHTLATDARARPGAGT; encoded by the coding sequence ATGAATCAGCGGTTTGTCCAGGTCGATCCGGCGGTGCGGCTGTGGTCCGAGGTGCGCGGCGCCCCCCGGGATTCCACCCTGCTGCTGATCATGGGGGCCGGGGCGTCTGGGCTGGGCTGGCCGGAGGGACTGGTTGATGCGTTGGCCGTGCGCCACCGCGTCATCCGCTACGACCACCGGGACACCGGCCGCTCCAGCTTCAGTTTCGACACGCACCCGTACCGCATCGTCGACCTCGCCTCGGACGCGATCGCCGTCCTCGACGCGTACGAAGTGGAGCGGGCGCACATCGTCGGTCACTCCCTGGGCGGCATGCTCACCCAACTGCTGATCGCCGATCACCCCGAACGGCTGCTCAGCGCGACAGTGATGGGCACCGGCGCTCTCAGCAGCACCCCACTGTCGCACCCGGACGGCTCCCGAACTCCCGTAGACCGACTCCCGCCCATCGACGCCCGGGTGCTCGAACTGTGGTCCCACCCCCACGAGGACCGTGGCCTGGAGGGCGAGCTGGACCACCGCGTGGAGCACTGGCGGCTGCTCAACGGCGATCAGATCCCCTTCGACTCCGAGGAGTTCCGGGCCTCGGAGCGCCGCATCATCGAGCACGCCGGGCGCTACGAGGCGCCCATGACCCACGGGCGCGCGGACCACTCCGGCATGGACCGCACCGAGGAACTTGCGCGCACCGAGGTGCCGACCCTGGTCATCTCCGCCCCGGCCGAGCCCGTCTTCCCACCGCCGCACCCCGACCATCTCGCCCAAGTGATCGCCGGGGCACGGCTGGTGGAGATACCGGGCATGGGGCACGCCCTGCCCCGCGCCGTCCACGCACCCCTGGCCGCGGCCGTTCTCGACCACACCCTGGCCACGGACGCCCGCGCCCGACCAGGGGCGGGGACGTAA
- a CDS encoding TetR/AcrR family transcriptional regulator — protein sequence MKQPLHRRQPTPGNPRVQRTRNRVLAVARDLLPQVGPAGLTYALLAERADVTRQTLYRHWPTRAALLFDLVLEGPDLGTYPEPGSDVGAVATAWLKSLRAGVSVPAVRTAALAVTAQADHDPDSARALARIGEDRHAGFNRLLEPAGVQIGEDEFTLLYGPVLARLFLDRGQVTDTFIDAVVAQWLTMLKRTDAPQDSQ from the coding sequence ATGAAGCAGCCCCTGCACCGCCGTCAGCCGACCCCGGGCAACCCGCGCGTGCAGCGCACCCGCAACCGCGTGCTGGCCGTCGCGCGAGACCTGCTGCCTCAGGTCGGACCGGCGGGACTGACCTATGCCCTGCTGGCCGAGCGGGCGGACGTCACCCGCCAGACCCTCTACCGGCACTGGCCCACCCGGGCCGCACTGCTCTTCGACCTCGTCCTCGAAGGCCCCGACCTCGGCACCTACCCCGAACCGGGCAGCGACGTGGGCGCCGTGGCCACCGCCTGGCTCAAGAGCCTGCGCGCCGGAGTCAGCGTGCCGGCCGTACGCACCGCGGCCCTGGCCGTCACCGCCCAGGCCGATCACGACCCCGACAGCGCCCGGGCACTCGCCCGCATCGGCGAAGACCGCCACGCAGGCTTCAACAGGCTGCTGGAGCCTGCGGGTGTCCAGATCGGCGAAGACGAGTTCACCCTGCTGTACGGGCCCGTCCTCGCCCGGCTCTTCCTCGACCGCGGCCAGGTCACCGACACCTTCATCGACGCCGTCGTGGCCCAGTGGCTCACCATGCTGAAGCGCACCGACGCACCGCAGGACTCCCAGTAG
- a CDS encoding HAMP domain-containing histidine kinase → MVLLLALLAMAAISALIEVWLGFDDVEGDVVLQVGLLFGVAAAFPASVALTRFLLRPLDRVRAATRRLAEGHYDDILELPSEPGLAALVEDVNTLAAALADTERRRARLISEVAHEMRTPITVLRGQIEGVADGIFIPDEAMFASLADDLHRLQRLAGDLSSLSRSEEGAFDLHRKPTDVATLARATAERLRPQYDDQMVTLVVDAGATVGASCDPDRITQVLVNLLGNALAACDPHQHVALTVHTEPSLTHHVIVRVMDDGIGIAEHDLERIFHRFERLEHPGRPAAVGGSGIGLAIARGIARAHGGDITAESAGLGKGATFTLRLPQEPAPGGGMPSLSR, encoded by the coding sequence ATGGTGCTCCTGTTGGCACTGCTGGCCATGGCGGCGATCAGCGCGCTGATCGAGGTGTGGCTCGGGTTTGACGACGTCGAAGGTGACGTGGTCCTGCAGGTCGGCCTTTTGTTCGGAGTGGCCGCGGCTTTCCCGGCATCCGTCGCCCTGACCCGGTTTCTGCTGCGTCCGCTCGACAGGGTGCGCGCCGCCACGCGCCGGCTCGCCGAGGGACACTACGACGACATCCTCGAACTCCCCAGCGAGCCCGGCCTGGCGGCGCTGGTCGAAGACGTCAACACGCTGGCGGCCGCCCTCGCCGACACCGAACGCCGCCGCGCCCGGCTGATCTCCGAGGTCGCCCACGAGATGCGAACCCCCATCACCGTCCTGCGTGGCCAGATCGAGGGCGTGGCCGACGGCATCTTCATCCCCGATGAGGCGATGTTCGCCTCACTCGCCGACGACCTTCACCGGCTTCAGCGCCTGGCGGGCGATCTCTCCAGCCTGTCCCGGTCGGAGGAGGGCGCCTTCGATCTTCACCGCAAGCCCACCGACGTGGCCACGCTGGCACGGGCCACCGCCGAGCGGCTGCGCCCCCAGTACGACGACCAGATGGTGACCCTTGTCGTGGACGCAGGCGCAACCGTCGGCGCCTCCTGCGACCCGGACCGGATCACCCAGGTCCTGGTGAACCTTCTCGGCAACGCACTGGCCGCATGCGATCCGCACCAGCATGTGGCCCTGACGGTGCACACCGAACCGTCTCTCACGCACCACGTGATCGTCCGTGTCATGGACGACGGCATCGGCATCGCCGAACACGACCTCGAGCGCATCTTCCACCGCTTCGAACGCCTTGAGCATCCCGGCCGGCCCGCCGCCGTCGGCGGCAGCGGCATCGGCCTGGCCATCGCCCGGGGCATCGCGCGGGCTCATGGCGGAGACATCACCGCGGAATCCGCCGGGCTGGGCAAGGGAGCGACGTTCACCTTGCGCCTGCCGCAGGAACCCGCCCCAGGGGGCGGCATGCCGTCGCTGTCCCGCTGA
- a CDS encoding response regulator transcription factor, whose amino-acid sequence MSTQRVLVVDDEPKIRMTVRGYLEADGFHVVEAADGPSALRAVTRDLPDLVVLDVMLPGLDGFQVLRRIREASQIPVIMLTARDEEVDRLIGFTAGSDDYVTKPFSPRELALRVRAILRRTDSQLESAPEDGVLRFDGLTVDPETRTVLVDADRTVELSALDFDLLFAMARAPGRVFTRRGLLAQVWGDDFFGDERVVDVHIRTLRRALGDDAATPRFVGTVRSIGYRFIGGPA is encoded by the coding sequence ATGAGTACGCAGCGCGTTCTGGTCGTCGATGACGAACCCAAGATCCGCATGACCGTGCGCGGTTATCTGGAGGCGGACGGGTTCCACGTCGTCGAAGCCGCTGACGGACCGTCCGCCCTGCGGGCGGTCACCCGCGACCTGCCGGACCTCGTGGTGCTCGATGTGATGCTCCCCGGGCTGGACGGATTCCAGGTCCTGCGCCGCATCCGGGAGGCGAGCCAGATTCCCGTGATCATGCTCACCGCCCGCGACGAGGAGGTCGACCGGCTGATCGGCTTCACCGCCGGCAGCGACGACTACGTCACCAAGCCGTTCAGCCCCCGCGAACTGGCACTACGGGTGCGCGCCATCCTGCGCCGCACCGACAGCCAGTTGGAGTCGGCCCCCGAGGACGGCGTGTTGCGTTTCGACGGACTGACTGTGGATCCCGAGACACGGACCGTCCTCGTCGACGCCGACCGGACGGTGGAGCTGTCCGCTCTCGACTTCGATCTGCTGTTCGCGATGGCCCGGGCCCCTGGGCGGGTCTTCACCCGGCGCGGCCTGCTGGCCCAGGTGTGGGGTGATGACTTCTTCGGCGACGAACGCGTCGTGGACGTGCACATCCGCACTCTGCGGCGCGCGCTGGGCGACGACGCGGCCACACCCCGGTTCGTAGGCACCGTCCGCAGTATCGGCTACCGGTTCATCGGGGGCCCCGCCTAG
- a CDS encoding class F sortase codes for MVLVSTALRGEQPPQPSTAQSLSPSVRPGPSSAASAQYPSVPALPPSDPVRLWVPAIGVNAPMTGLTLDETGALRPPSDDMPGFAGWYGDGTTPGSVGTAVTTGHVDTPEGPGVFYRLGALAKGDTIEITRADQRTAVFTVDAVELYDKEAFPDEKVYGSSHRPELRVITCGGEYAEETGYQGNVVVYATLTAVT; via the coding sequence ATGGTGCTGGTGAGCACGGCGCTTCGGGGCGAACAGCCTCCGCAACCTTCGACCGCACAGTCCCTCTCCCCCTCGGTACGACCCGGCCCCAGCAGCGCCGCATCGGCCCAGTACCCATCTGTGCCGGCGCTGCCCCCGTCGGATCCGGTCCGGCTGTGGGTCCCCGCCATCGGCGTGAATGCCCCAATGACGGGACTGACCCTCGACGAGACAGGGGCACTGCGTCCCCCATCGGACGATATGCCAGGCTTTGCCGGGTGGTACGGAGACGGCACGACTCCTGGCTCAGTGGGGACAGCCGTCACGACGGGACATGTCGACACTCCGGAAGGCCCCGGGGTCTTCTACCGCCTCGGGGCTCTGGCCAAGGGCGACACCATCGAGATCACCCGGGCAGACCAGCGAACAGCCGTCTTCACCGTCGACGCCGTGGAGCTCTACGACAAGGAGGCGTTTCCAGACGAGAAGGTCTACGGCAGTTCCCACCGGCCCGAACTACGGGTGATCACCTGTGGGGGCGAATACGCCGAAGAGACCGGCTACCAAGGCAATGTCGTGGTCTACGCGACCCTGACCGCGGTGACGTGA
- a CDS encoding alpha/beta hydrolase yields the protein MSPHTLAEPTYARTRLGSGPGLLLAHGAGSSLAGTYGPVLKALAARHTIVGIDYPGSGDTPRSTTPLTVDDLADQLIAAADAEGLDHFAVSGYSLGGPVAIRAATRHPERVTALVLTAAFPHRDNRLALASSVWSKIAASGDPELLAQFQLMMALGTQALESMPAEQLQQTLGYVAAGAADGSSEQTDLVGQLDVRDDLAAITVPTLVISTTDDRLVSTNLHRHLAQTIPGAQLADIPTGHLPMLERTDEWLQLITDFLGKHHA from the coding sequence ATGTCACCTCACACCCTGGCCGAACCCACCTACGCCCGCACCCGCCTCGGCTCCGGCCCCGGCCTGCTCCTCGCCCACGGCGCCGGCAGCAGCCTGGCCGGCACCTACGGCCCCGTCCTTAAAGCCCTCGCCGCCCGCCACACCATCGTCGGCATCGACTACCCCGGCAGCGGCGACACCCCCCGCTCCACCACCCCCCTGACCGTCGACGACCTCGCCGACCAACTCATCGCCGCCGCCGACGCAGAGGGCCTCGACCACTTCGCCGTGTCCGGCTACTCCCTCGGCGGCCCGGTCGCCATCCGCGCCGCCACCCGCCACCCCGAACGCGTCACCGCACTCGTCCTGACCGCCGCCTTCCCCCACCGCGACAACCGGCTCGCCCTCGCCTCCTCGGTCTGGAGCAAGATCGCCGCCTCCGGCGACCCCGAACTCCTCGCCCAATTCCAGCTCATGATGGCCCTCGGCACCCAGGCACTGGAATCGATGCCCGCCGAGCAACTCCAGCAGACCCTCGGCTACGTCGCCGCCGGCGCGGCCGACGGCAGCTCCGAACAGACCGACCTCGTCGGCCAGCTCGACGTCCGGGACGACCTCGCCGCCATCACCGTCCCCACCCTGGTCATCTCCACCACCGACGACCGACTCGTCTCCACGAACCTGCACCGCCACCTCGCCCAGACCATCCCCGGCGCCCAACTCGCGGACATCCCCACCGGCCACCTGCCCATGCTCGAGCGCACCGACGAATGGCTGCAACTCATCACCGACTTCCTCGGCAAGCACCACGCCTGA
- a CDS encoding DUF1932 domain-containing protein: MRVGVLGLGEAGKLYATGFRENGWSVAGYDPGDVPTPTGVERAESVEAAVRDCDLVLGLTGAKVALTVAREAAPHLGPSTVYADMNAGAPELKREIAQVVSSSSWAVVADVSVIGPVPTHRHRTALVASGPGATVIADYFGTLGAPVEDLGGEPGLASARKLLRSVFMKGLGAIIVQTVEASRGAGDELWVREQIASELAGGESTLQRLYAGTAKHGVRRAYEMSAAADLMADLGLDAELVHAISHVHTLAARPEGLRDVPRVSDELLAAHRDVATANIGDAVDRLALLDSGVRPLWPGARAIGRALTVWTRAGDNQAIHKAIKVAAPGDLIVVNGEGDTSRALIGELIAERAKARGVAGMVLDGAARDVDVLAEIGFPVWARAVTPAGPYKFGPGHVNVPVAVGGLVCRPGDLVVADSDGVAVVAAEQAESVLAAARAVEADEADRRADIRATAGGNAGTGGAS, from the coding sequence ATGCGTGTCGGAGTGCTCGGGCTGGGCGAGGCGGGAAAACTGTATGCGACAGGGTTCCGGGAGAACGGCTGGTCGGTGGCCGGGTACGACCCGGGGGATGTGCCGACGCCGACGGGTGTGGAACGTGCGGAGAGCGTAGAAGCCGCTGTCCGGGACTGTGACCTGGTGCTCGGCCTGACAGGGGCCAAGGTCGCACTGACGGTGGCCCGGGAGGCGGCTCCGCACCTGGGTCCCTCCACGGTGTACGCGGACATGAACGCCGGGGCCCCGGAACTGAAGCGGGAGATCGCGCAGGTTGTGAGCTCCTCGTCGTGGGCCGTCGTCGCGGACGTGTCGGTGATCGGTCCGGTTCCCACGCACCGGCACCGCACCGCTCTGGTCGCCAGTGGCCCGGGCGCCACGGTGATCGCGGACTACTTCGGCACACTCGGTGCGCCGGTGGAGGACCTGGGCGGGGAGCCGGGGCTGGCCTCCGCCCGCAAGCTGCTGCGCAGTGTCTTCATGAAGGGCCTGGGCGCGATCATCGTGCAGACCGTGGAGGCGAGCCGGGGCGCCGGGGATGAGCTGTGGGTGCGCGAGCAGATCGCCTCCGAGCTCGCCGGGGGCGAGAGCACACTGCAGCGCCTGTACGCGGGGACCGCCAAACACGGTGTGCGCCGGGCGTACGAGATGTCGGCGGCCGCCGATCTGATGGCCGACCTCGGCTTGGACGCCGAGTTGGTGCACGCCATCAGCCATGTGCACACGCTGGCGGCCCGTCCGGAAGGGCTGCGGGACGTACCGCGGGTATCGGACGAGCTGCTGGCCGCGCACCGGGACGTGGCCACCGCGAACATCGGTGACGCGGTGGACCGTCTCGCCCTGCTCGACTCGGGTGTCCGGCCACTGTGGCCGGGTGCACGGGCGATCGGGCGGGCCCTGACGGTGTGGACGCGGGCCGGGGACAACCAGGCCATCCACAAGGCCATCAAGGTGGCGGCACCCGGAGACCTCATCGTGGTCAACGGGGAGGGCGACACCTCCCGCGCGCTGATCGGCGAACTGATCGCCGAACGCGCCAAGGCCCGCGGCGTGGCGGGCATGGTCCTGGACGGTGCGGCGCGCGACGTGGACGTGCTCGCCGAGATCGGCTTCCCGGTGTGGGCACGGGCGGTGACCCCAGCCGGTCCCTACAAGTTCGGCCCCGGACACGTCAACGTGCCCGTGGCGGTGGGCGGGCTCGTCTGTCGGCCCGGTGACCTGGTCGTGGCGGACAGCGACGGAGTTGCCGTGGTCGCCGCCGAACAGGCAGAGTCGGTGCTCGCCGCCGCCCGCGCGGTCGAAGCCGACGAGGCAGACCGCCGCGCCGACATCCGCGCCACCGCGGGCGGCAACGCCGGAACGGGAGGCGCCTCATGA
- a CDS encoding TRAP transporter permease: MIAVWALGCYIAAILVWNSVLKRNIGEALIVGFLVTGLFSGGDIGHVLWSSLAEAMQEEVTFAALAFVFMSYVLARTPVLDHLLDILNSMLGRLRGGPIYTSTVAAGVFGAIAHVGAAVTAAVGSVTIPWMKRSNVSGELAATVAAGGAGMGVTFPFSSTMFILMGSAGVASVVSTDDIVLPLFLGGLWCLGYRLVAAFVMIRRHGIQPVDTGELKPLRRTLGVGWTSLLLFGGIVLPLLLTRGPLAGALGRYLDGVKMSDAISLITWIPVLMITLVLLLGRRHLPRTGQGWWDLLGGAAPKFGVLGVTIVAAFSAAGALGELGLPEQLTELLSGVDAPVWAMALLVGVLVVGVAIPLTASATMAAIGPVAVSALIGAGVSPATACVAVLIFASTEGASPPSGAPIYVASGIAGVDPSRTFMPLLTYYCIPILFIGAAVAIGVLPV, translated from the coding sequence ATGATCGCCGTGTGGGCGCTGGGCTGCTACATCGCGGCCATCCTCGTATGGAACTCCGTCCTCAAGCGCAACATCGGTGAGGCGCTGATCGTCGGATTCCTGGTCACCGGCCTGTTCTCCGGTGGCGACATCGGCCATGTGCTGTGGAGCAGCCTCGCCGAGGCGATGCAGGAGGAGGTGACCTTCGCCGCTCTGGCTTTTGTGTTCATGAGCTACGTGCTGGCGCGCACCCCGGTCCTGGACCATCTGCTGGACATCCTCAACTCGATGCTGGGACGCCTGCGCGGCGGCCCGATCTACACCTCGACCGTCGCCGCGGGCGTGTTCGGCGCCATCGCACACGTGGGCGCCGCGGTCACCGCGGCTGTCGGTTCGGTCACGATCCCGTGGATGAAACGGTCGAACGTCAGTGGCGAGCTTGCGGCCACTGTCGCGGCCGGCGGCGCGGGCATGGGCGTCACCTTCCCCTTCAGCTCCACCATGTTCATCCTCATGGGCTCGGCCGGTGTCGCCTCGGTGGTGTCCACCGACGACATCGTGCTGCCGCTCTTCCTGGGCGGCCTGTGGTGCCTGGGCTACCGGCTGGTCGCGGCGTTCGTCATGATCCGCCGCCACGGCATCCAGCCGGTGGACACCGGCGAGCTCAAGCCGCTGCGCCGCACGCTGGGTGTGGGCTGGACCAGCCTGCTGCTGTTCGGCGGGATCGTGCTGCCGCTGCTGCTGACGCGCGGGCCGCTTGCCGGCGCGCTCGGCCGTTACCTCGACGGTGTGAAGATGTCCGACGCGATCAGCCTGATCACCTGGATACCGGTCCTGATGATCACCCTCGTGCTGCTGCTCGGCCGTCGCCACCTGCCGCGCACCGGGCAGGGGTGGTGGGACCTGCTGGGCGGGGCCGCCCCGAAGTTCGGTGTCCTCGGCGTCACCATCGTCGCCGCGTTCTCGGCGGCGGGCGCACTGGGTGAACTCGGCCTGCCTGAGCAACTGACCGAGTTGCTGTCCGGTGTGGACGCGCCGGTGTGGGCCATGGCCTTGCTGGTCGGCGTTCTCGTGGTCGGCGTCGCGATCCCGCTCACCGCCAGCGCCACCATGGCCGCCATCGGCCCGGTCGCGGTCTCCGCGCTGATCGGTGCCGGGGTCTCCCCGGCCACCGCCTGCGTCGCCGTGCTGATCTTCGCCTCCACCGAGGGCGCCTCACCCCCGTCGGGCGCGCCCATCTACGTGGCGAGCGGCATCGCGGGCGTCGACCCGTCGCGCACCTTCATGCCGCTGCTCACCTACTACTGCATCCCCATCCTGTTCATCGGCGCCGCCGTGGCCATCGGCGTCCTGCCCGTCTGA
- a CDS encoding amidohydrolase — protein sequence MATGEAAPSGSGLPKGNWRIDTHAHYSPDVYNDYLKRYGLLGAITGAYGPWSVDRHVAFMDEYRIQASVLSFGDLQVTVGPVDDRRATARAVNDYARDLVQTRGDRFGIFAVTPMPDIEGSVAEIDRALGELDLDGICLLTNYKGTYLGDPSFAPLYEILNDRGAYVYVHPTGPDVNPAPKLCFGPDIPAGNNVFEYTFDATRAMTSLIYNGVLRDYPNIRWHFTHSGGALPFLAYRLATRHSAFPPFNEVLPEGPLKYIKRMFFDDAQAFTAAQLEPLSSLVPDSHIMFGSDWPATRHLYAADNVETMPFLKGSLPNLKAGDPEPTVDEVYSRRQRIALERTNALEQFPKLRARIRRAGSR from the coding sequence ATGGCTACTGGGGAGGCGGCACCGTCCGGCTCGGGGCTGCCGAAGGGCAACTGGCGTATCGATACCCACGCGCATTACTCGCCCGACGTGTACAACGACTACCTGAAGCGCTACGGACTGCTCGGGGCCATTACCGGGGCGTACGGTCCGTGGTCGGTCGATCGGCACGTGGCCTTCATGGACGAGTACCGGATCCAGGCCAGCGTCCTGTCCTTCGGCGACCTCCAGGTCACCGTCGGCCCGGTCGACGACCGGCGCGCCACCGCCCGCGCGGTCAACGACTACGCCCGCGACCTCGTGCAGACCCGTGGTGACCGGTTCGGGATCTTCGCGGTCACCCCGATGCCCGACATCGAGGGCTCGGTGGCCGAGATTGACCGCGCGCTCGGCGAACTGGACCTCGACGGCATCTGCCTGCTCACCAACTACAAGGGCACCTACCTGGGGGATCCTTCCTTCGCGCCCCTGTACGAGATCCTCAATGACCGCGGTGCCTACGTCTACGTCCACCCGACGGGTCCGGACGTGAACCCGGCTCCGAAGCTCTGCTTCGGCCCCGACATCCCGGCCGGGAACAACGTCTTCGAGTACACGTTCGATGCGACCCGTGCGATGACGAGCCTGATCTACAACGGTGTCCTGCGGGACTACCCGAACATCCGCTGGCACTTCACGCACTCCGGCGGGGCCCTGCCGTTCCTGGCCTACCGGCTCGCGACACGGCACTCGGCCTTCCCGCCGTTCAACGAGGTGCTGCCGGAAGGCCCCCTCAAGTACATCAAGCGGATGTTCTTCGACGACGCACAGGCGTTCACCGCCGCGCAGTTGGAGCCGCTGTCGTCGCTGGTGCCCGACAGCCACATCATGTTCGGCAGCGACTGGCCCGCGACCCGCCACCTCTACGCGGCCGACAACGTCGAGACGATGCCCTTCCTCAAGGGCAGCCTGCCGAATCTCAAGGCAGGCGACCCCGAACCGACCGTCGATGAGGTCTACAGCCGACGCCAGCGGATCGCTCTCGAGCGGACCAACGCCCTCGAGCAGTTCCCGAAGCTGCGGGCGCGTATTCGCCGCGCCGGCTCGCGCTGA